The following are from one region of the Streptomyces rubrogriseus genome:
- a CDS encoding acetylxylan esterase: MALFDLPLDELRAYRSASAEPEDFDAFWSKTLAEAREHDLDARFEPVDTGLSTVRVYDVTFAGFGGHPVKGWLILPAAATEPLPLVVEFVGYGGGRGLPHEHLLWASTGRAHFVMDTRGQGSAWGGGGGTADPVGGTPAYPGFMTRGLDAPENYYYRRVFTDAVRAVEAARSHPLTDPSRTVALGGSQGGGITIAVGGLVPDLVAVAPDVPFLCDFPRAVTLTDRHPYREVGLYLKTHRGRSGDALRTLSYFDGVHFAARGRAPALFSAALEDQTCPPSTVFAAFNAWTHEDRTIEVYDFNDHEGGGPYQEAAKLRWLSRHA; this comes from the coding sequence ATGGCCCTGTTCGACCTTCCGCTCGACGAACTCCGCGCCTACCGCAGCGCGTCGGCCGAGCCCGAGGACTTCGACGCGTTCTGGAGCAAGACGCTCGCCGAGGCCCGCGAGCACGATCTGGACGCCCGCTTCGAACCGGTCGACACGGGGCTCTCCACGGTGCGGGTGTACGACGTGACGTTCGCCGGGTTCGGCGGCCATCCGGTGAAGGGCTGGCTGATCCTGCCGGCCGCGGCCACCGAGCCGTTGCCGCTGGTCGTGGAGTTCGTCGGATACGGCGGTGGGCGCGGGCTGCCGCACGAGCACCTGTTGTGGGCGTCCACCGGCCGGGCCCACTTCGTGATGGACACCCGGGGTCAGGGCAGCGCCTGGGGCGGCGGTGGCGGCACCGCGGACCCCGTCGGCGGCACGCCCGCGTACCCGGGGTTCATGACCCGCGGTCTGGACGCTCCGGAGAACTACTACTACCGCCGGGTCTTCACCGACGCCGTGCGCGCGGTCGAGGCCGCCCGTTCGCATCCGCTGACCGACCCCTCGCGCACGGTGGCGCTGGGCGGAAGCCAGGGCGGCGGCATCACGATAGCGGTCGGCGGCCTGGTGCCCGACCTGGTCGCCGTCGCACCGGACGTGCCCTTCCTGTGCGACTTCCCGCGCGCCGTCACGCTCACCGACCGGCACCCCTACCGCGAGGTCGGCCTGTACCTGAAGACCCACCGCGGCCGGAGCGGGGACGCGCTGCGCACGCTGTCGTACTTCGACGGCGTGCACTTCGCGGCGCGGGGGCGGGCCCCGGCCCTGTTCTCGGCCGCCCTGGAGGACCAGACCTGTCCGCCGTCGACCGTTTTCGCCGCGTTCAACGCCTGGACGCACGAGGACCGGACGATAGAGGTGTACGACTTCAACGACCACGAGGGCGGCGGGCCGTACCAGGAGGCCGCGAAGCTGCGCTGGCTGAGCCGCCACGCCTGA
- a CDS encoding GntR family transcriptional regulator, whose protein sequence is MARTTPHDPPPADPAPADAPPPLYRRVADQLLGELRDGTVPPGERLPGERRLAEYFQVSRETVRQALDVLRRDGLLTTDRRGSHVALPGPPSGSAAPLVFPVGARAAQPPTGDRATVVWETPPPEHAAALGLVPGRPTLMHHYTSAAAGGNGRRTAVTSFSAVALAEVEELARYRDRADGVAGAQLRRAYDWMRRAGLTLHHRDTITLQPDTASVRVVRRVHDQYARPLEITDLLVDTRQGALVYEFTLPAAG, encoded by the coding sequence ATGGCCCGCACCACCCCGCACGACCCGCCCCCCGCCGATCCGGCACCCGCCGACGCCCCGCCGCCCCTGTACCGGCGGGTGGCGGACCAACTGCTCGGCGAACTGCGCGACGGGACCGTCCCCCCGGGCGAACGGCTGCCCGGCGAGCGCCGGCTGGCGGAGTACTTCCAAGTCAGCCGGGAGACCGTGCGGCAGGCCCTGGACGTGCTGCGCCGCGACGGTCTGCTCACCACCGACCGGCGCGGCAGCCATGTCGCCCTGCCGGGGCCGCCGTCCGGAAGCGCGGCGCCCCTGGTCTTCCCGGTCGGCGCCCGGGCGGCTCAGCCGCCCACCGGCGACCGGGCCACCGTCGTCTGGGAGACACCGCCACCGGAGCACGCCGCGGCGCTGGGGCTGGTGCCGGGCCGGCCGACCCTGATGCACCACTACACGTCGGCGGCGGCCGGAGGCAACGGCAGGCGGACCGCGGTGACATCGTTTTCCGCCGTGGCGCTGGCCGAGGTCGAGGAACTGGCCCGCTACCGCGACCGGGCCGACGGGGTCGCCGGCGCGCAGTTGCGGCGGGCCTACGACTGGATGCGCCGCGCGGGCCTGACGCTGCATCACCGCGACACCATCACGCTCCAGCCCGACACCGCGTCGGTCCGGGTCGTGCGGCGGGTGCACGACCAGTACGCGCGACCGCTGGAGATCACCGACCTCCTGGTGGACACCCGGCAGGGCGCCCTGGTCTACGAGTTCACACTGCCGGCGGCCGGCTGA
- a CDS encoding class I SAM-dependent methyltransferase, translating to MFSPEGPTLRELAVQALSSVERGYDLLAPKFDHTPYRTPDRVLDAVARGLEPLGPFAAGLDLCCGTGAGVDVLARVCQRDVTGVDFSAGMLEVARRRTLPPGPAVSWVRADARALPFGPAFDLVVSFGAFGHFLPRELPGLFGQVRSVLRPDGRFAFPVAAPPRPGSAGYWTLLGFDAAMRVRNALWRPPFVMYYRTFRLGDVGRELSRAGFRTDLHALPEFGHRPDGSPRARLVVARRLP from the coding sequence ATGTTCAGCCCCGAAGGTCCCACCCTGCGCGAACTCGCCGTCCAGGCACTGTCCTCGGTCGAGCGCGGCTACGACCTGCTCGCCCCGAAGTTCGACCACACCCCGTACCGGACGCCGGACCGGGTGCTGGACGCCGTGGCCCGCGGGCTGGAGCCGCTGGGGCCCTTCGCCGCCGGGCTCGACCTGTGCTGCGGCACCGGCGCGGGCGTCGACGTACTGGCCCGGGTGTGCCAACGGGACGTGACCGGGGTGGACTTCAGCGCGGGCATGCTGGAGGTCGCGCGCCGGCGCACCCTGCCCCCGGGCCCGGCGGTCTCCTGGGTGCGCGCGGACGCCCGTGCCCTGCCCTTCGGCCCCGCCTTCGACCTCGTGGTGAGCTTCGGGGCGTTCGGGCACTTCCTGCCCCGCGAACTGCCGGGCCTGTTCGGCCAGGTGCGCTCCGTGCTCCGGCCGGACGGCCGCTTCGCCTTCCCGGTCGCCGCCCCGCCCCGGCCCGGCTCCGCGGGGTACTGGACGCTGCTCGGCTTCGACGCCGCGATGCGGGTGCGCAACGCGCTGTGGCGGCCGCCGTTCGTCATGTACTACCGGACGTTCCGGCTCGGGGACGTGGGCCGCGAGCTGTCGCGGGCCGGCTTCCGGACGGACCTGCACGCCCTGCCCGAGTTCGGACACCGTCCCGACGGCAGCCCGCGGGCTCGGCTGGTCGTCGCCCGGCGGCTCCCGTAG
- a CDS encoding PadR family transcriptional regulator codes for MSLKYAVLAALLEGEASGYELSKVFDVSLANFWPATPQQLYRELERLAGDGLIEARTVPQERRPTKRLFSLTEAGREQLGVFAAAPTRRPTAIRDEFLIKMQAMDGVDPAAVRALVEERRAWALGKLARYERVRERLLDGRTEEEHLREADRVGPYLTLAAGITFERENARWCERVLAVLDERRAPAGPAGQPLG; via the coding sequence ATGTCTCTCAAGTACGCCGTCCTGGCCGCCCTGCTCGAGGGCGAGGCCTCGGGCTACGAGCTGTCCAAGGTGTTCGACGTGTCGCTCGCCAACTTCTGGCCCGCCACGCCGCAGCAGCTCTACCGGGAGCTGGAGCGCCTCGCGGGCGACGGACTCATCGAGGCCCGGACCGTGCCGCAGGAACGCAGGCCCACCAAGCGGCTGTTCTCGCTCACCGAGGCGGGCCGGGAGCAGCTCGGCGTCTTCGCCGCCGCGCCGACCCGGCGGCCCACCGCCATCCGCGACGAGTTCCTGATCAAGATGCAGGCCATGGACGGCGTCGACCCGGCGGCGGTCCGCGCGCTGGTCGAGGAGCGCAGGGCCTGGGCGCTGGGCAAACTCGCCCGCTACGAGCGGGTGCGGGAACGGCTCCTGGACGGCCGCACCGAGGAGGAGCACCTGCGGGAGGCCGACCGTGTAGGGCCCTACCTCACCCTGGCCGCCGGGATCACCTTCGAGCGGGAGAACGCCCGCTGGTGCGAGCGCGTACTCGCCGTGCTCGACGAACGCCGCGCTCCCGCGGGGCCCGCCGGACAGCCTCTAGGCTGA
- a CDS encoding nuclear transport factor 2 family protein yields MRAFRAAVEAHDMDAVEALLAEDVVFSSPVVFKPYRGKAITAAILRAVERVFEDFRYERVIGEADGRDHALLFAARVGDREISGCDFLHLDASGRIAELTVMVRPLSGAQALQTAMATQFERIAAEVQEAQEAHEAQETRATSAD; encoded by the coding sequence ATGCGGGCATTCCGCGCGGCGGTGGAGGCACACGACATGGACGCCGTCGAAGCACTGCTGGCCGAAGACGTGGTCTTCTCCAGCCCCGTCGTCTTCAAGCCCTACCGGGGCAAGGCGATCACGGCGGCGATCCTGCGCGCGGTCGAGCGCGTCTTCGAGGACTTCCGCTACGAGCGGGTCATCGGCGAGGCGGACGGCCGCGACCACGCCCTGCTCTTCGCGGCGCGGGTGGGCGACCGCGAGATCAGCGGCTGCGACTTCCTGCACCTGGACGCGTCCGGCCGCATCGCCGAACTGACCGTGATGGTACGCCCGCTCTCGGGCGCCCAGGCCCTGCAGACGGCCATGGCCACGCAGTTCGAGCGGATCGCCGCGGAAGTGCAGGAGGCACAGGAGGCGCACGAGGCACAGGAGACCCGGGCGACTTCGGCGGACTGA
- the rho gene encoding transcription termination factor Rho: protein MSEVLFPAVRRRVVRPLARLSPSFRMSHARVLERTAHMTTTLEHPPVQHSPADIASGVLDIEAGGKGRLRGTNLQPEPADPALSPALIRRHGLRRGDLVEGVCGDRRVLTDVVRVNGRTPEGRSRRHFADLTPLHPHERLRLEHPAAGLAGRVVDLLAPVGKGQRGLIVAPPKTGKTVLLQQIAAAVAGNHPEARLMVVLLDERPEEVTDMRRSVRGEVYSSTFDRSAKQHIALAELVIERAKRLVEVGEDVVILLDSLTRLCRAHNNAASSGGRTLSGGVDAGALLGPKRFFGAARKAEEGGSLTILATALVETGSRADDFYFEELKSTGNMELRLSREPASRRVFPAVEPVGSGTRREELLLSGAETTAVRGLRRALVARDGQSGLETLLERLRRTPDNATFLRQVQPTLPGG, encoded by the coding sequence GTGTCCGAGGTGCTGTTCCCCGCCGTCCGGAGGCGTGTCGTCCGACCCCTCGCGCGGCTCTCCCCTTCCTTCCGCATGTCCCATGCCCGTGTCCTCGAAAGGACCGCCCACATGACCACCACACTCGAGCACCCCCCTGTGCAGCACTCCCCGGCCGACATCGCGAGCGGTGTCCTCGACATCGAAGCGGGCGGCAAGGGGCGCCTGCGCGGCACGAACCTGCAGCCCGAGCCGGCCGACCCCGCCCTCTCCCCCGCGCTGATCCGCCGGCACGGCCTGCGCAGGGGCGACCTCGTCGAGGGGGTGTGCGGCGACCGGCGCGTCCTGACCGACGTCGTCCGCGTCAACGGGCGTACGCCCGAGGGGCGGAGCCGGCGGCACTTCGCCGACCTGACCCCACTGCACCCGCACGAGCGGCTGCGGCTCGAACACCCGGCGGCCGGTCTCGCCGGACGCGTCGTCGATCTGCTCGCCCCGGTCGGCAAGGGCCAGCGCGGACTGATCGTCGCCCCGCCGAAGACCGGCAAGACCGTCCTCCTCCAGCAGATCGCCGCCGCGGTGGCCGGCAACCACCCCGAGGCCAGGCTGATGGTGGTGCTGCTCGACGAACGCCCCGAGGAGGTCACCGACATGCGGCGCTCGGTGCGGGGCGAGGTGTACTCCTCGACCTTCGACCGGAGCGCCAAGCAGCACATCGCCCTCGCCGAGCTGGTGATCGAGCGGGCCAAGCGGCTCGTCGAGGTCGGCGAGGACGTCGTCATCCTCCTCGACTCCCTCACCCGGCTGTGCAGGGCGCACAACAACGCCGCCTCCTCCGGCGGCCGCACGCTCAGCGGCGGCGTCGACGCCGGGGCACTGCTGGGTCCCAAGCGGTTCTTCGGCGCGGCCCGCAAGGCGGAGGAGGGCGGTTCCCTCACCATCCTCGCCACCGCCCTGGTCGAGACCGGCTCGCGTGCCGACGACTTCTACTTCGAGGAGCTGAAGAGCACCGGCAACATGGAACTGCGGCTGAGCCGGGAGCCGGCCTCCCGCCGGGTCTTCCCGGCCGTCGAACCGGTCGGCTCGGGCACCCGGCGCGAGGAGCTGCTGCTGTCCGGTGCCGAGACGACCGCCGTGCGCGGGCTGCGGCGGGCCCTGGTGGCCCGGGACGGGCAGTCCGGCCTGGAGACCCTGCTGGAGCGGTTGCGCCGGACGCCGGACAACGCCACGTTCCTGCGGCAGGTCCAGCCGACGCTTCCCGGCGGCTGA
- a CDS encoding D-alanyl-D-alanine carboxypeptidase family protein, producing the protein MTIGFSSRAVRSTCMLCAAGLLTLVPATAAARAGRPDPGPPGGAAATAAAAAAKSSPLYRSGTQVRPRPAAPRVPEVSALSWVVADAGTGDVLAANDAHRELPPASTLKTLFALTVLPALPGGIRHEVAPEDLAGIGPGSSLVGVVEGQTYRVSDLWNGVFLNSGNDAVHVLASLTGGWSATAARMQAEARALGARDTHVRSPDGYDAPGQVSSAYDLAVFGREGLRRPDFARYCAKVDAMFPGRDGGSYGIMNTNRLLTGADGVAPYPGLIGVKNGYTSNAGNTLIAAARRDGRTLVVTVMNPQEGGGHAVYEEARALLDWGFAAAGEVDPVGSLVPEDERPRQGPQAVPAAVTAAKPAEDSPGWPESGAIIGVAGLGAGVMALALRLKFVRDDGS; encoded by the coding sequence ATGACTATCGGATTCTCATCCCGGGCGGTTCGCTCCACCTGCATGCTCTGCGCGGCAGGACTGTTGACGCTCGTGCCCGCCACCGCGGCCGCCCGCGCGGGGCGGCCGGACCCCGGCCCGCCCGGCGGTGCGGCGGCGACGGCGGCGGCGGCGGCGGCCAAATCGTCGCCGCTGTACCGCTCCGGCACGCAGGTCCGGCCGCGCCCCGCGGCGCCCCGGGTTCCCGAAGTCTCCGCCCTGTCCTGGGTCGTGGCCGACGCCGGTACCGGCGACGTGCTGGCGGCGAACGACGCGCACCGCGAGCTGCCTCCGGCCAGCACCCTCAAGACGCTGTTCGCGCTCACGGTGCTGCCCGCGCTGCCGGGCGGCATCCGGCACGAGGTGGCCCCCGAGGACCTGGCCGGCATCGGTCCGGGCAGCAGCCTGGTCGGTGTCGTCGAGGGCCAGACCTACCGCGTCTCCGACCTGTGGAACGGCGTCTTCCTCAACTCCGGGAACGACGCCGTGCACGTCCTCGCCTCGCTCACCGGCGGGTGGAGCGCCACGGCGGCCCGGATGCAGGCCGAGGCCCGCGCGCTCGGCGCCCGGGACACCCACGTCCGCTCGCCCGACGGGTACGACGCCCCGGGCCAGGTCTCCTCCGCGTACGACCTGGCCGTCTTCGGCCGGGAGGGGCTGCGGCGTCCCGACTTCGCGCGGTACTGCGCCAAGGTCGACGCGATGTTCCCCGGCCGCGACGGAGGCTCGTACGGGATCATGAACACCAACCGGCTGCTCACCGGGGCCGACGGCGTGGCGCCGTACCCGGGGCTGATCGGGGTGAAGAACGGCTACACCAGCAACGCGGGCAACACGCTCATCGCCGCCGCCCGCCGCGACGGACGGACCCTGGTCGTCACGGTGATGAACCCGCAGGAGGGCGGCGGCCACGCCGTCTACGAGGAGGCCCGGGCCCTGCTCGACTGGGGCTTCGCGGCGGCCGGCGAGGTCGACCCGGTCGGCTCGCTGGTCCCCGAGGACGAGCGTCCCCGGCAGGGCCCGCAGGCCGTACCCGCGGCGGTGACCGCGGCGAAGCCGGCCGAGGACTCTCCGGGCTGGCCGGAGTCGGGTGCCATCATCGGTGTCGCGGGGCTCGGCGCGGGCGTCATGGCGCTCGCCCTGCGGCTCAAGTTCGTCCGGGACGACGGAAGTTGA
- a CDS encoding glutaminase — protein sequence MAIMSTPTTFRPVLERIAEEIERTPGSGRPADYIPALAARDPRRFGMAVAELDGTVYGVGDWREPFSAQSLTKVFTLALDLAREGDALWEHVGREPSGNPFNSLVQLEYENGIPRNPFINAGALVVTDRLHTRTGDAAGELLAFLRAESGNPDLGHDEEVAASEAAHGDRNAALAHFMASYGNIDNPVPVLLDQYFRQCSVAASCADLALATGFLARHGIRADGTRLLSRSRAKQINAVMLTCGTYDAAGDFAHRVGLPGKSGVGGGIVAVVPGHCTLCVWSPGLDERGNSVAGVAALDRFTTLTGLSVF from the coding sequence ATGGCGATCATGAGCACACCGACGACCTTCCGGCCGGTCCTGGAGCGCATCGCCGAGGAGATCGAGCGGACCCCGGGCAGCGGCCGGCCGGCCGACTACATCCCGGCCCTCGCCGCCCGCGACCCGCGCCGCTTCGGCATGGCCGTCGCCGAGCTGGACGGCACGGTCTACGGCGTGGGGGACTGGCGGGAGCCGTTCTCCGCGCAGTCCCTCACCAAGGTCTTCACCCTCGCCCTCGACCTGGCCAGGGAGGGCGACGCCCTGTGGGAGCACGTGGGCCGCGAGCCGTCCGGCAACCCGTTCAACTCCCTGGTGCAGCTGGAGTACGAGAACGGCATCCCGCGCAACCCGTTCATCAACGCGGGCGCCCTCGTCGTCACCGACCGGCTGCACACCCGCACCGGTGACGCGGCCGGCGAACTGCTCGCCTTCCTGCGTGCCGAGAGCGGCAACCCGGACCTCGGCCACGACGAGGAGGTCGCCGCCTCCGAGGCCGCGCACGGCGACCGGAACGCCGCGCTGGCGCACTTCATGGCGTCCTACGGCAACATCGACAACCCCGTACCGGTGCTCCTGGACCAGTACTTCCGCCAGTGCTCCGTCGCCGCGTCCTGCGCCGACCTGGCCCTGGCCACCGGCTTCCTGGCCCGGCACGGTATCCGCGCGGACGGCACCCGGCTGCTCAGCCGCAGCCGGGCCAAGCAGATCAACGCGGTGATGCTGACCTGCGGGACCTACGACGCGGCCGGCGACTTCGCGCACCGGGTGGGTCTGCCCGGCAAGAGCGGGGTCGGCGGCGGCATCGTCGCGGTGGTGCCCGGGCACTGCACGCTGTGCGTGTGGAGCCCCGGTCTCGACGAGCGGGGCAACTCGGTGGCCGGGGTGGCGGCCCTGGACCGCTTCACGACGCTCACGGGGCTGTCGGTGTTCTGA
- a CDS encoding fatty acid desaturase family protein codes for MVESTVLVESLPTPAQEKDRERGSDFSELSRRIAGAGLLRRRPLYYTVRFGAVALALAGGVAAFVALGDSWSQLFVAVALAVVFGQLGLAAHDLAHRQVFTRRRPSEAGGLLAANLLLGMSYGWWMNKHTRHHANPNHEEKDPDVSPDILVWSRGQASRATGLPRFVGRHQAALFFPLLTLEGLNLSFNSFKALGSRAVKRPVLEGTLLVAHFAVYFGGLFTVLSPGKALVFLAVHQGLFGIYLGSVFAPNHKGMPMIEEGMRLDFLRRQVLTSRNVRGGALVDAFMGGLNYQIEHHLFPSMPTPALGRAQAITEAYCAELGVPYHQTGLLASHREALRHMRSVGEPLRAAR; via the coding sequence ATGGTCGAATCAACGGTGCTCGTCGAGAGCCTGCCCACGCCCGCCCAGGAGAAGGATCGCGAAAGGGGAAGCGACTTCTCCGAACTCTCCCGGCGCATAGCCGGCGCGGGGCTGCTCCGGCGCCGCCCGCTGTACTACACGGTCCGCTTCGGCGCCGTCGCCCTCGCGCTCGCCGGCGGGGTCGCCGCGTTCGTCGCCCTGGGGGACAGCTGGAGCCAGCTGTTCGTCGCGGTCGCGCTCGCCGTCGTCTTCGGCCAGCTCGGACTGGCCGCCCACGACCTCGCCCACCGGCAGGTCTTCACCCGCCGGCGCCCCAGCGAGGCGGGCGGTCTGCTGGCGGCCAACCTGCTGCTCGGCATGAGCTACGGCTGGTGGATGAACAAGCACACCCGCCACCACGCGAACCCGAACCACGAGGAGAAGGATCCGGACGTCTCCCCCGACATCCTGGTGTGGTCGCGGGGTCAGGCGAGCCGGGCGACCGGGCTGCCGCGCTTCGTCGGCAGGCACCAGGCGGCCCTGTTCTTCCCGCTGCTGACGCTGGAGGGCCTGAACCTGAGCTTCAACAGCTTCAAGGCGCTGGGCAGCCGGGCGGTGAAACGGCCGGTCCTGGAGGGCACGCTGCTCGTCGCCCACTTCGCCGTGTACTTCGGCGGCCTGTTCACGGTCCTCTCCCCGGGCAAGGCGCTCGTCTTCCTCGCCGTCCACCAGGGACTGTTCGGGATCTACCTGGGCTCGGTCTTCGCCCCCAACCACAAGGGCATGCCGATGATCGAGGAGGGCATGCGGCTGGACTTCCTGCGCCGCCAGGTCCTGACCTCCCGCAACGTGCGGGGCGGTGCGCTCGTCGACGCCTTCATGGGCGGCCTCAACTACCAGATCGAGCACCATCTCTTCCCCAGCATGCCGACCCCCGCCCTCGGCCGGGCCCAGGCCATCACCGAGGCGTACTGCGCCGAGTTGGGCGTGCCCTACCACCAGACGGGGCTGCTGGCGTCGCACCGCGAGGCCCTGCGGCACATGAGGAGCGTCGGGGAGCCGCTGCGCGCCGCACGCTGA
- a CDS encoding undecaprenyl-diphosphate phosphatase — MSAISIGQAVVLGAVEGVTEFLPVSSTGHLKIVEGLMGIPVDDDAVIGFSAVIQVGAIAAVLVYFSKDIARIVSAWGRGLRDREERYHHDYKFAWWVIFATIPIVLVGLAAKPLIKGPLASLWVVAGSLIVGSGVMWWADRTGRHKRGEDDTSFKDAMLVGGSQILALLFPGFSRSGATMSTALMLDLDRVAATRLSFFLGIPALTGAGLYELKDALGTGAGAAPLAVGTLVSFVVAYASIAWLLKFVAKHTFNSFVVYRIAVGVLLFGLLGTGVLHS; from the coding sequence ATGAGCGCCATCAGCATCGGTCAGGCCGTCGTCCTCGGAGCCGTCGAGGGGGTGACCGAGTTCCTGCCCGTCTCCTCCACCGGACACCTCAAGATCGTCGAGGGGCTGATGGGCATCCCGGTCGACGACGACGCCGTCATCGGCTTCTCCGCGGTCATCCAGGTCGGCGCGATCGCCGCCGTGCTCGTCTACTTCTCCAAGGACATCGCGCGGATCGTCTCCGCCTGGGGACGCGGGCTGCGCGACCGCGAGGAGCGGTACCACCACGACTACAAGTTCGCCTGGTGGGTCATCTTCGCCACCATCCCCATCGTCCTCGTCGGCCTCGCCGCCAAGCCCCTGATCAAGGGCCCGCTCGCCTCGCTGTGGGTGGTGGCCGGCTCGCTGATCGTCGGCAGCGGCGTGATGTGGTGGGCCGACCGCACCGGCCGGCACAAGCGGGGCGAGGACGACACGTCCTTCAAGGACGCGATGCTGGTCGGCGGCTCCCAGATCCTCGCCCTGCTCTTCCCGGGCTTCTCCCGCTCCGGCGCCACCATGTCCACCGCGCTGATGCTCGACCTGGACCGGGTCGCCGCCACCCGGCTGTCCTTCTTCCTCGGCATCCCGGCCCTGACCGGAGCCGGGCTGTACGAGCTGAAGGACGCCCTGGGCACCGGAGCGGGTGCCGCGCCCCTGGCGGTCGGCACCCTCGTCTCCTTCGTGGTGGCCTACGCCTCCATCGCCTGGCTGCTGAAGTTCGTCGCCAAGCACACCTTCAACTCGTTCGTCGTCTACCGGATCGCGGTCGGCGTGCTGCTCTTCGGGCTGCTCGGCACCGGCGTGCTGCACAGCTGA
- the crcB gene encoding fluoride efflux transporter CrcB, whose product MNWLLVVAGGMIGAPLRYLTDRAVQSRHDSVFPWGTFTVNVIGSAVLGLLTGAALAGAVGSDLRLLLGTGLCGALTTYSTFSYETLRLTETGARLHAAVNVGASVAAGLAAAFAGVTLADALWS is encoded by the coding sequence GTGAACTGGCTGCTGGTCGTCGCGGGCGGCATGATCGGCGCCCCGCTGCGCTACCTCACCGACCGCGCCGTGCAGTCCCGGCACGACTCCGTCTTCCCCTGGGGCACCTTCACGGTGAACGTGATCGGCAGCGCCGTCCTCGGCCTGCTGACCGGCGCCGCCCTGGCCGGAGCGGTCGGCTCCGACCTGCGGCTGCTGCTGGGCACCGGCCTGTGCGGCGCCCTCACCACCTACTCGACCTTCTCCTACGAGACGCTCCGGCTGACCGAGACCGGCGCACGCCTGCACGCCGCGGTGAACGTGGGGGCGAGCGTGGCGGCCGGCCTCGCGGCGGCGTTCGCGGGGGTGACTCTGGCCGACGCGCTCTGGAGCTGA
- a CDS encoding DUF190 domain-containing protein yields MTRLTGSALRLTVYVGENDTWHHRPLYSEIVHRAHAAGLAGASVFRGVEGFGASSLIHTSRLLSLSEDLPVAVVVVDTEDRVRDFLPLLDELVTEGLVTLDPCEVVRYEGRRPS; encoded by the coding sequence ATGACGAGGCTGACCGGCAGCGCCCTGCGCCTGACCGTGTACGTCGGCGAGAACGACACCTGGCACCACCGCCCCCTGTACTCGGAGATCGTCCACCGCGCCCACGCCGCGGGCCTCGCCGGTGCCAGCGTCTTCCGCGGCGTCGAGGGCTTCGGCGCCTCCTCGCTCATCCACACCAGCAGGCTGCTGTCCCTGAGCGAGGACCTGCCGGTGGCCGTCGTCGTCGTCGACACCGAGGACCGGGTCCGGGACTTCCTGCCGCTGCTCGACGAACTCGTCACCGAGGGCCTGGTCACCCTCGACCCGTGCGAGGTCGTCCGGTACGAGGGCCGGAGGCCGTCGTGA
- the crcB gene encoding fluoride efflux transporter CrcB, with amino-acid sequence MAVPKTGRPDGIRATAPNRSGWRTQAPVVAVVALGGGTGAVARYAASLWWPTPAGGFPWTTFGVNAVGCAVIGVFMVVVTEVRPAHRLVRPFFGTGVLGGFTTFSTYAVDSRSLFADGRVPTGLAYLAATPLAALTAVWLAAWAARRVLKWRQS; translated from the coding sequence ATGGCAGTCCCGAAGACCGGGCGCCCCGACGGCATCCGGGCCACCGCCCCGAACCGGTCCGGGTGGCGCACCCAGGCACCGGTCGTCGCGGTCGTGGCCCTCGGCGGGGGCACCGGAGCCGTCGCCCGCTACGCGGCCTCCCTCTGGTGGCCCACACCGGCCGGGGGCTTCCCCTGGACGACCTTCGGGGTCAACGCCGTCGGCTGCGCCGTGATCGGCGTGTTCATGGTGGTCGTCACCGAGGTCCGGCCCGCCCACCGACTGGTCCGGCCCTTCTTCGGCACCGGTGTGCTCGGCGGCTTCACCACCTTCTCCACCTACGCCGTCGACAGCCGGTCCCTGTTCGCCGACGGCCGGGTCCCGACCGGCCTGGCCTACCTCGCCGCGACCCCGCTCGCGGCACTCACGGCGGTGTGGCTCGCCGCATGGGCGGCCCGCCGGGTCCTGAAGTGGAGGCAGTCATGA
- a CDS encoding helix-turn-helix domain-containing protein: MLRTPVHGTRLDILEWLKDPAAHFPPQRHVDPAEHGVHAGPVAARLGVSRRVAETHLGLLTRLGLLRATRIRRRTYYRRDEVRIAEVARMFEKGW; encoded by the coding sequence ATGCTGAGGACCCCCGTGCACGGCACGCGTCTCGACATCCTGGAGTGGCTGAAGGACCCGGCCGCGCACTTCCCGCCGCAGCGTCACGTCGACCCCGCGGAGCACGGTGTCCACGCGGGCCCCGTCGCCGCCAGGCTGGGCGTCTCCCGGCGGGTGGCCGAGACCCACCTCGGGCTCCTCACCCGGCTCGGCCTGCTGCGCGCCACCCGGATCCGCCGCCGCACCTACTACCGGCGCGACGAGGTGCGGATCGCCGAGGTGGCCCGGATGTTCGAGAAGGGATGGTAG